The Sorangiineae bacterium MSr11954 DNA segment AGAAGGCGGGCGTGAACGCGAAGGCAGTGACGGAGGCGAAGGCGGGCGCGAATGCGAAGACGGAATCGGCCTCCTCCCTCATCGACCAGCGGATCCGCGATCTCGATGGCTGGCGCGGGGAGACCCTTGCCCGCATGCGGGCGCTCATCCTGGAAGTCGACCCCGAGGTGGTCGAAGAGTGGAAGTGGATGGGCACCCCCGTATGGTCGCGCCGTGGGATTATCTGCACCGGCGAGACGTACAAGCAGGTCGTGAAGCTCACGTTCACGCAGGGGGCCATGCTCCCCGATCCCGCGAACCTCTTCAATTCCAGCTTGGAAGGGAACGTGCGAAGGGCCATCGATATCCGTGAAGGGGAAAAGGTCGATGCGCGCGCATTCAAAGCGCTCGTGAAGGCCGCCGTCGCCCACAATGCCGGGAAGGCGAAGCCCGCACGCGCGGCCGGCAAGTCGAAGCCAAAGGCCTAGCCGCCGCTTTTGCGCAGTGCAGTTTCAAGCGCACGTTTCGAACGATCGAAGGACATGGGGCGAGAGGTCCATCTCCTTCGAATCGAGCTCTGGATTCATCTCGAGGTGACGAGGCGACGAGGCGACGAGCTGCTCGCGCATGGACCGATGCGCTTGCTCGCCGGCTCATCGCACCGACCGGTGTGCCGAGCGCGCTGCGCCATGCGCATCGCGTTGAATGTGCCTTGACGTTCATATGACCTCGAGCGTATATACTTCGCATGGAATCTTCGTTCGCGATCCTCGCGGAGCCAAACCGCCGGACCATCCTCCGTCTGTTGGCGTCGTCCGAGCGATCCGTCGGCGAGATCGAGCAGAGCCTGGGCATGCCCCAGACATCCGTGTCCAAGCACCTCCGCGTGCTGCGCGAGGCCGGCTTCGTGGAGGCGCGGGTCGAAGCGCAGCGGCGCGTCTATCGATTGCGGCCCGAGCCGCTGATGGAGGTCGACGCCTGGCTGGAGCCGTTCCGGCGTTTCTGGACGGTCCATGTCGATGCGCTGGAGCGCCACCTCGATAAGATGGAGCTGGCATCCCGGAAAGGAAAGAAGCGATGAGCAAGCGTGAGCAGTACGCGCCCGGCGGGGCGACCGGGGCCAAGATCGAAAAGGACGGCGAGAAATGGACCTTGGTCCTCGTCCGCGATCTCCGCCACCCCCCGGCGAGGGTTTGGGAGGCGCTCACGGAGCCCGAACACCTCCGCGAGTGGGCTCCGTTCGACTCCGACCGGAGCCTCGGCACAGTGGGCACCGCAAAGCTCACGGCCGCGGGATCGCCGAAGCCGCAGGTCTCCGAGAGCCGCGTGAAGCGGGCGGACCCGCACAAGGTGCTCGAGTTCAGCTGGGGGGCCCAAGACGTCCGCTGG contains these protein-coding regions:
- a CDS encoding DUF1801 domain-containing protein, translating into MTEAKAGANAKTESASSLIDQRIRDLDGWRGETLARMRALILEVDPEVVEEWKWMGTPVWSRRGIICTGETYKQVVKLTFTQGAMLPDPANLFNSSLEGNVRRAIDIREGEKVDARAFKALVKAAVAHNAGKAKPARAAGKSKPKA
- a CDS encoding metalloregulator ArsR/SmtB family transcription factor — protein: MESSFAILAEPNRRTILRLLASSERSVGEIEQSLGMPQTSVSKHLRVLREAGFVEARVEAQRRVYRLRPEPLMEVDAWLEPFRRFWTVHVDALERHLDKMELASRKGKKR
- a CDS encoding SRPBCC family protein, translated to MSKREQYAPGGATGAKIEKDGEKWTLVLVRDLRHPPARVWEALTEPEHLREWAPFDSDRSLGTVGTAKLTAAGSPKPQVSESRVKRADPHKVLEFSWGAQDVRWELEPLGNGTRLTLWHNIERGFISWGAAGWHICFDVLDRLLAGEPLGRIVGGEATKFDWQRLTAEYAEQLGVVAPRWKGAPS